One segment of Myotis daubentonii chromosome 11, mMyoDau2.1, whole genome shotgun sequence DNA contains the following:
- the LOC132212655 gene encoding proton-coupled folate transporter-like encodes MYLKTNYWHNVPLRLKESDIIKRVCLKNNYWHNVPLRLKESDIIKRVCLKNNYWHNVPLEVKESDIVDRICLKNSHGQVLPILRPERTSAGAPRSRPAAKVLFRGPVGPILFLANFALVLHGPLTTQYLWHHFSADLGYNGTHDRGGCSNHSANPIMQEVETLTSHWTLYMNLGGFLVGLFSSTLLGAWSDCVGRRPLLVLASLGLLLQALVSILVVQLQLHVGYFVLGRILCAFLGDFSGLLAAGFASMADVSSHRNRTIRMALLEACIGVAGMVASLIGGHWLQAQGYANPFWLALALLIFMTFYAAFCFGETVMEPTPARLFTFRHHRSIVRLYTAPAPDKSRKHLALYSLVIFVVITVHFGAQDILTIYELSRPLCWDSKLIGYGSAARHLPYFTSLLGLWLMRFCLTDTWVAEIGLAFNILGMVVFAFATITPLMFTGYGLLFLSLVITPIVQAKLSKLVSKSEQGALFSAVACVNGLAMLMASSIFNSLYPATLNFMKGFPFLLGAGLLFIPAILIGILGKTEPRSEFQQFPQSP; translated from the exons atgtatctgaagaccaactattggcacaacgtacCTCTGAGGCTGAAAGAAAGTGACATCATCAAAAGAGTATGTCTGAAGaacaactattggcacaacgtacCTCTGAGGCTGAAAGAAAGTGACATCATCAAAAGAGTATGTCTGAAGaacaactattggcacaacgtacCTCTGGAGGTAAAAGAAAGTGACATcgtcgacagaatatgtctaaagAACAGTCATggacaagtactaccaatactg CGCCCCGAGCGGACCTCCGCGGGCGCACCCCGCAGCCGCCCCGCGGCGAAGGTGCTGTTCCGCGGCCCCGTGGGGCCCATCCTCTTCCTTGCCAACTTCGCCTTGGTCCTGCACGGCCCGCTCACCACGCAGTACCTGTGGCACCACTTCAGTGCCGACCTCGGCTACAATGGCACCCACGATAGAGGCGGCTGCAGCAACCACAGCGCGAACCCCATCATGCAGGAAGTGGAGACCCTCACCTCTCACTGGACCCTCTACATGAACCTGGGCGGCTTCCTGGTGGGGCTCTTCTCGTCCACCTTGCTGGGCGCTTGGAGTGACTGTGTGGGCCGCCGTCCCCTGCTGGTGCTGGCGTCGCTGGGCCTGCTGCTCCAGGCGCTGGTATCCATCCTTGTGGTGCAGCTGCAGCTCCACGTCGGCTACTTCGTGCTGGGCCGCATCCTTTGTGCCTTCCTGGGCGACTTCAGtggcctcctggctgctggcttcGCCTCCATGGCAGATGTCAGCTCTCACCGCAATCGAACCATCCGCATGGCCCTGCTGGAAGCATGCATCGGGGTGGCGGGGATGGTGGCGAGCCTCATTGGGGGCCACTGGCTCCAGGCCCAGGGTTACGCCAACCCCTTCTGGCTGGCCTTGGCCTTGCTGATATTCATGACTTTCTATGCCGCTTTCTGCTTTGGCGAGACTGTGATGGAGCCAACACCTGCCCGGCTCTTCACGTTCCGTCACCACCGATCCATTGTCCGGCTCTACACGGCTCCGGCCCCggacaagtccaggaagcacttGGCCCTGTACTCACTGGTCATCTTTGTGGTGATCACTGTGCACTTTGGCGCCCAGGACATCCTGACCATCTATGAGCTGAGCAGACCCCTCTGCTGGGACTCCAAGCTGATTGGCTACGGCTCTGCAGCCAGACACCTCCCGTATTTCACCAGCCTGCTGGGCCTGTGGCTTATGCGATTCTGCCTGACGGACACCTGGGTGGCTGAGATTGGCTTGGCCTTTAACATCCTGGGGATGGTGGTCTTTGCGTTCGCTACCATCACACCCCTGATGTTCACAGGGTACGGGCTCCTCTTCCTGTCTTTAGTCATTACACCCATTGTCCAGGCCAAGCTCTCCAAGCTGGTGAGCAAGTCAGAGCAGGGTGCTCTCTTTTCTGCTGTGGCCTGTGTGAATGGCCTGGCCATGCTGATGGCCTCCAGCATCTTCAACTCGCTCTACCCAGCCACCCTGAACTTCATGAAGGGGTTTCCCTTCCTCCTGGGAGCTGGCCTCCTCTTCATCCCGGCCATTCTGATTGGGATTCTTGGAAAGACTGAGCCTCGCTCTGAATTCCAGCAGTTTCCCCAGAGCCCCTGA